Proteins from a single region of Bombus huntii isolate Logan2020A chromosome 2, iyBomHunt1.1, whole genome shotgun sequence:
- the LOC126875210 gene encoding succinate dehydrogenase assembly factor 2, mitochondrial-like isoform X1: protein MNVFVKSLVPVFKVKPVSLVKCISTTCAHYKDDFQDVIHPESQKLDIPLYEKRSEENKDVKKARLLYQSRKRGMLENGLILSTFAKKYLSSFDDKQLHLYDCLINLPTNDWDIFYWATGAKPTPPEFDNEVMDLLKKHIKNADRQTRIMQPEL from the exons ATGAATGTTTTTGTAAAATCTCTTGTACCAGTA TTTAAGGTTAAACCAGTATCTCTGGTAAAATGTATTTCAACAACTTGTGCGCATTATAAGGACGATTTTCAGGATGTAATTCATCCAGAAAGCCAAAAACTTGACATACCATTATATGAGAAACGTAGTGAAGAGAATAAAGATGTTAAAAAAGCTCG aCTATTATATCAGTCTCGTAAACGTGGTATGTTAGAAAATGGTCTTATTTTAAGTACATTTgctaagaaatatttatctaGCTTTGATGATAAACAATTACACTTGTATGATTGCCTTATCAATCTGCCAACCAACGATTGGGACATATTTTACTGGGCTACAGGTGCAAAGCCCACTCCACCTGAATTTGACAATGAAGTTATGGATTTGTTAAAAAAACACATCAAAAATGCAGACCGTCAGACAAGAATAATGCAACCTGAACTatga
- the LOC126875210 gene encoding succinate dehydrogenase assembly factor 2, mitochondrial-like isoform X2: protein MNVFVKSLVPVVKPVSLVKCISTTCAHYKDDFQDVIHPESQKLDIPLYEKRSEENKDVKKARLLYQSRKRGMLENGLILSTFAKKYLSSFDDKQLHLYDCLINLPTNDWDIFYWATGAKPTPPEFDNEVMDLLKKHIKNADRQTRIMQPEL, encoded by the exons ATGAATGTTTTTGTAAAATCTCTTGTACCAGTA GTTAAACCAGTATCTCTGGTAAAATGTATTTCAACAACTTGTGCGCATTATAAGGACGATTTTCAGGATGTAATTCATCCAGAAAGCCAAAAACTTGACATACCATTATATGAGAAACGTAGTGAAGAGAATAAAGATGTTAAAAAAGCTCG aCTATTATATCAGTCTCGTAAACGTGGTATGTTAGAAAATGGTCTTATTTTAAGTACATTTgctaagaaatatttatctaGCTTTGATGATAAACAATTACACTTGTATGATTGCCTTATCAATCTGCCAACCAACGATTGGGACATATTTTACTGGGCTACAGGTGCAAAGCCCACTCCACCTGAATTTGACAATGAAGTTATGGATTTGTTAAAAAAACACATCAAAAATGCAGACCGTCAGACAAGAATAATGCAACCTGAACTatga